The following proteins come from a genomic window of Gossypium raimondii isolate GPD5lz chromosome 5, ASM2569854v1, whole genome shotgun sequence:
- the LOC105770396 gene encoding uncharacterized protein LOC105770396, producing MGKQPSAWITTQQKKRWPLMILLLLSLSTLMAFLIRSTFDSCSNGSINNVGNFIREGQEEEKGGTHHEVNHNDEAPTPNPLDFMKSKLVLLVSHELSLSGGPLLLMELAFLLREVGADVVWVTNQKQTESDDIIYSLEHKMLNRGVQVFSAKGQEAIDTALKADLVVLNTAVAGKWLDAVLKEHVADVLPKVLWWIHEMRGHYFKLEYVKHLPLVGGAMIDSHTTANYWKNRTRERLGIKMPETYVVHLGNSKELMEVAENRVAKRVLCEHVRESLGVKNEDLVFALINSVSRGKGQDLFLRSFHESLKLIQERKLKVPPIHAVIVGSDMNAQTKFETELRNFVSQNNMQGRVHFVNKTLTVAPYLASIDVLVQNSQARGECFGRITIEAMAFQLPVLGTAAGGTMEIVVNGTTGLLHPAGKEGVMPLSNNIVKLATNVEKRLTMGKRGYERVKERFLEHHMSERIAKVLKEILLHKAKRHSES from the exons ATGGGTAAGCAACCGAGCGCATGGATTACAACCCAGCAGAAAAAGAGATGGCCACTTATGATTCTATTACTCCTTTCTCTATCAACACTCATGGCCTTCCTCATCAGATCCACCTTCGATTCTTGCAGTAACGGTTCTATTAACAATGTCGGCAATTTCATCCGAGAAggacaagaagaagaaaaagggggTACCCACCATGAAGTTAACCACAATGATGAAGCGCCGACTCCAAATCCTCTCGATTTCATGAAGTCAAAACTCGTTCTCTTAGTCTCTCACGAACTCTCCCTTTCCGGTGGGCCTTTATTGTTAATGGAACTGGCATTTCTGCTAAGAGAAGTTGGCGCCGACGTTGTCTGGGTAACTAACCAGAAACAAACCGAATCTGATGACATCATTTACAGTTTAGAACATAAGATGTTGAATCGAGGGGTTCAG GTTTTCTCTGCCAAAGGTCAAGAAGCTATAGATACTGCTCTAAAGGCTGATTTGGTAGTTTTGAACACTGCGGTTGCTGGAAAGTGGCTGGATGCTGTTCTTAAAGAACATGTTGCTGATGTTCTTCCAAAGGTTCTCTGGTGGATTCATGAAATGCGAGGACATTACTTCAAGCTAGAATATGTTAAGCACCTCCCTTTAGTTGGAGGTGCCATGATTGATTCACACACTACAGCAAATTACTGGAAAAACCGGACTCGGGAACGATTAGG GATCAAAATGCCTGAAACATACGTTGTGCACTTAGGAAACAGCAAGGAGCTAATGGAAGTGGCTGAAAATAGAGTTGCCAAAAGGGTTCTCTGTGAGCATGTTCGTGAATCTCTTGGCGTGAAAAATGAAGATCTAGTCTTTGCTCTTATAAATA GTGTTTCCCGAGGGAAGGGTCAGGACCTATTTCTCCGTTCATTTCATGAAAGTTTGAAGTTGATCCAGGAGAGAAAACTAAAGGTGCCACCAATTCATGCGGTGATAGTGGGAAGTGACATGAATGCTCAGACAAAGTTTGAAACAGAGCTGCGTAACTTTGTATCACAGAATAATATGCAGGGTCGAGTTCACTTTGTTAATAAAACCCTAACTGTAGCTCCCTATCTGGCTTCTATCGATGTTCTTGTTCAAAATTCTCAG GCCCGGGGAGAGTGTTTCGGAAGGATAACAATAGAAGCTATGGCCTTTCAGCTTCCTGTCCTG GGCACAGCTGCCGGTGGCACCATGGAGATAGTGGTAAACGGGACAACAGGCTTGTTGCATCCTGCTGGCAAAGAAGGCGTGATGCCCCTCTCAAATAACATCGTGAAACTAGCTACAAATGTAGAGAAGAGGCTGACGATGGGGAAGAGAGGATATGAAAGGGTGAAAGAGAGATTTTTAGAGCATCACATGTCCGAAAGAATTGCCAAGGTTCTGAAGGAAATACTGCTGCACAAGGCAAAGCGCCACTCTGAGTCTTGA